From the genome of Ziziphus jujuba cultivar Dongzao chromosome 4, ASM3175591v1:
TGGCAAGATTTGTGACTTCCAAATAATGTAGTTGTTTTTCTTTAATCTGAAAGGAAAACTATAGGTAGATAGGGTAACATCAGAAAGGTTAGGTAAGGTAGGAGCAGGTACTACAGCAGAAGAGAAAGAAGCCATGGGATCAAATTACTCGTTGGAGTTTAGAGAGACTGTCCAACACCTATATAAATACATGAGATAGGCTTATCACTAGCCTCTGCACACTTATCAGATCAAAAGTAAACCTAACCACTGAAACAATGCACATATATCATAACAACCAGCGGCATACAAGACTTATCCATAGACACCTAAGCATCCTAAGCCTTTACGCTATCACAGAGAAACATCTTAAACTGAGGAAATGGTAAGTGGGTCTTGAACGATTTGAAAGATGGAGAGGCTTGGAAGAGAAAGAAGGGTTTAGAGCAAGAGATTGGGTCACAGCGGTTATGTGGTGGAGAAGAAAGGAAGCTGATCTCCACCTGCCCATTCACTGAAATGCTTTGAAAAAGGTAAAATCACTATGTTCGTTTATCAAAGTCCATGCAAACCAAAAGGAAGAGTTCGGCAACTTTCAATGGCGTTCGCAGAGCTTGTTCACATAAACATATATGTGGGTAAGTTGgcaactaattaaagattgaaaGACGAGATTGCAAGCAGAGATGGAGAATATGGAAATTGATTCCTCACACTCCAAAAAGGAagagtttttaattatttttatttctaaaaactGTTAATTGTCCTATTCTACATTTGCAGTGATATACATTCAAGACAAAAACTGAGAACATTATTATAAttgattgaaataataaaaagaaacacaCTCTTCACTTATTTCTAGAGAATGGTGGTGCgaggagaagagaagagaagagaggtGCGAAGGCAAAAGGAAGAGCTGCAAAGGGAGAGCTTTGGCCAAAATTTCACACGTGAGGAAGCTTTCAATCTGGGCCGTTCCTGTCAGCTGTGCAAATCGAAGGGCTGCATTTTGATCACATTTTTTATCTGCACATAACACATGCGGTCAATCCTCATACTAGTCTCTCTGATCAAAATATTATCaagtttatttatcaaaaatacataaatacatattaaaatataatcaattaatatattaaaacaatttaaatataaaaaaataaatttttaaacaggtagatgattaaaaaaatcaattatatattatcatattatttaaataaatattttaataaatttaacagTATTgctcaatttaatatattaaaaaaaaaaaaacatcactTTTCCAAACTCCTTTTTTTACCATGATCACTTTCCCAAATTTGCTGTTGTATCAAGTACCAACTATACTAAAACTTCtttatagatatattattaGAACCAAATCAATTCTATAACTTTAGAAAGTTATAACTTATTAGAATTGTTAGTTAAAAGGATTTTGACTTTAACAATAAGGTGTCTATACCAGCACATTTAAAAagtcataaaatttataaaaaataaattattgtctcaaatatttttatataaacatttaatatCATACTgaactttaaatataaaatattttatatagttttttgcaatatatagataattattattatgcagAAACAAAGCTCTTTAACAagatatctaaaaaaaaaaattgtaacctaatataatatagaatttattgatcaaaatgttttataaccaataaaaattattttaatatagaatattaatataaaatacttttaCCGTATAAGTGGTAAAGTCTAGTTCCGTGATCCaagcaaaaaaaacaaagtctggTTCCGTGAGAGCCGCAAATTAATGCTCCGAGACCCATTATACGTTACTATCCCCAATCTACCTCTACTGAGATTTTCCGCAGTGTTTttttacctttgttttttttttttttttttgggtgacaaaaatatttgattacagGTCTCAAATTTACGTAATTAATCGGCATTTAGTGGAAAGTTTTAATCTTAGAAGGGATTCTTGTTTTCCACATGCAAACCACCCCATTCCAAATTTTTGGCTTCCATATTTTAACAGAAAATGTTAAATCAGTATCTGAACAATATCCAATAGAAGGAAAAACCTTTTaggcaaaaccaaaaaaaaaaaaaaaaaaaaaaaaacaccatcctttaattattataaacaaattcaaatatttactTTGGGTTTATCATCTAATTTGCTTGATACCAATTTATAATCAGTTGTGAAAATTGTCAGTCTTAAGTGACTTTAAATTCTCGAATTAAGTGAAGAGTACAAACATTAACTCAAAGTCAAACTGAAATGattttggtttgaaaaattcgaataaaaaaacaattattttaccCTTCTTTATTCAACATGAAGTATCTGCATAATCTTTTCTGGGGTCTCTTTCAATCTTGTCAATTaagtggaaaaataaaaagcgaTTTGGTTAATAATCGACGATCACATGCACAATGTAATTCCAAGAAAACTTTTTCAGTGAAGAGGACCCCCTAGGCATGCTCATTAATTCATATAAGcacaaaaattaacataaattacGGGCGAGAGAATTCAACACCTGTCAATTCCGATTCCCCCTTTTCTCCAAAATAAGCCAACAACAAACAAACGATTAATTGCAGTTGGCAACCATGGTCCAAAATGTTATTTCTTcgccatttgtttttttgttttgggtctATACGAAATGTCCAATTTGCTCAAACTTCCACACCCATaagtttaaaacaaaaagtaccaCAACCACAGAAAGAGAGATCGAATagatcaaatatataattatatattagtaGTCCGCATTAGTAAAGCCATAAACTTTTGTTGATGACAATATATATAAGCTTTTAGCTTAGCCACTCTCATTTAGGCAAAATTCCTAAGGAGTGACTTAAAGCTCCCAAacaaaacgaaaaaagaaaaaaaaaaaaaaatcaaacccaaATGCAATACAAAATATTATGGTTGCCGATGATAGATGGTAGTACAGCATCAAATGCTGTATTCACTAATGATAGTGCTAAACTTAAATTAACAATATAGAAAATTGGAAGCACCAAAAAGGGGTAGTAGATGGATCATCAATCTAAGGGCATTTTGGACCTCCTTCCTTGGTCTTCCAATTGTTGTAGCAAGGGCACACTGCTTTATTCCCATAAAATCCCGGAGGCACACAAAGGCATTTCCTGCAACACTTCTGACAGAAGAACATGCATGGCTTATGATACTGAGTCTTGCTGCACCTCCTCGTGCACTGTGATGGGCATTCTGGTCATTTTACCAAAGACATCAGACATTAATCATTCTGTTTCCCGCTTCagtcatttttttataaaagcaagtttttttttttccttcttttttattgaGCTTTTCAACTAATTTTTGACCGCAATCAAAACTATTTTGACCGGGAAATGCGCTTAGATATTTTAACGTTATTTATGGCACCAGGCGCGTGGATCAACTCGCGTGATCCAAATTATTCTATAGCAAACGGCAGAGACAAAGATTTTACGGTGCGCGGTAGCGCATCCAATGCTGCCCCATCACTTGTACACTAAACTATTAATTAGTGGTTGATAATTAAGCATTTTTATAAGCAAATCAAAGGGTTGTTTAGCAGTGCATGGTAGCAAAACAACATTCTTTCCCATAACATTATTCCAACTTCAGCAGATTTGCCTAATATTCTCTTCCCAAAACGATTACTTAATTTCATTATCCAACAATAATTGAGATCcaggcaaatatatatatatatatatatatacacacacacttacGGAAGCTTTTGAGACTCCCTGGTCCATACGCATTCTGAAaacacacaaaacaaaaataaaaagaataggaAAACAAGTCAGTTAAAACAACATGGAATCCAAACCCATATTACAAAAacaggaaaaacaaaatcagtTTATTTACAGTGTTAAAGTGATGACCGCCATGCCCATGAGATGCCATGACCTGCAAAAGAATTagtgaaagaaaaacaaaatgtcaaAGACAATCTACCAGTAAATGTACTTGTTTGCCTAAGTTCTTCTTCAATAAGCAGTGAAAAAGAAAGAGCTATACCGTGACTTGGAGCATGGAAATGGCAATGAGAGCCAGGATCAAAGCGGCACTAAACTTAACCATAGCCATTGCTACAGACCAAACCCCTCCTATAATGTCAAGGTCCTCAAGAAGCAACACGGCccaagaggaggaagaagaagaagaataaaaagaggGGGCTTGATCCAGATTTCAAAGTGGCCTGGGAGTGTTAGGTATATATAGAAGAATTTTCAGTGTAATTGGAGGGGGGGGCGGTGTTAGAGGTTGGAACCTTTCGGTACGGTCACTCACACCGTCTAAAAATTGTGGACTAGTGTTATATGATATTGACACCTGCCCACTTGCGGTTTCGAAGCCGTGATGCATGTTTAAGGACTAAAGCAAATCACCACGTGTCGTTCATGATTTCAGTATCTTCTTGGTCCAGTAATTACCATTTTGCGACAATTCAGCGAAGATGAAAATTGCCATCTTCTAACAAAAGTGAATAATGATTCGGTACgaactaataataatttttgaatggGAATGACCTGGATAATTAAAGTTCTTGTCAACCCCATAGATTTTGgcttttttgtacttttttgtttttgcgttATAATAAATATCTACTATGAGAAATAAAATGCAATGGGTTTTGTTTTCTAACCTGTATTGAGCACCATATGTTTTAAAGTTTGATGATTTAAAAGATGGGATCCAGATGATTTTCTTTGTAAGAAACGTGTGAGAATATGGCTCCAAAAATgactaccattttttttttttttttataaactctTTAGTAATACATGTTAAAGAgaaattttttgggtaaaaattaTGAGATTGTTTTTCAAATAGTAATTGTAATGCAACTAACCAATTGGCTATTGTAATGAAGAAACTATATATCTATAATTTCTATAAATAAAAGTGATTATGATAGCAGTTATTGCAATCCTACCTTATTTAATCCTTCAATAATTGTTTGTGCAgtaaaaagaggaagaaaatagATGAGGTGGGTTTTGAGCAATTATGATGGGAAGAAATAGTAAGTAGGCagaataaaattcataatattgGGACCGGTAAGATCCAAATAAAAGGGTTGCAGGACCTCAGCTTTTGACACTAAACTTGGCCTTGGGACCTACGACATAGGGTGGCTTAGACTTGGTTATAGCGAAAAGTAGAGTGGCCAAAGGCTGGGTTATTCTACCGATTAAAGTATTAAACATTCTCTCGCATTGATTTTTTTCAGACGGTGCACTGcattgaagaaaagaagattgCAGTTAGTTAAGTGGTTGGTTGGGTTGGGATATGTGGGATCCACTCTGCTTGAGAAGTCAAAGAAACTGAAATTGTTTTTAATACCGAGGCAGaacaaattaaggaaaaaaaaaaataaagtgagaaggatttttttttattttttttttggtgtgggaCCGGAAGATGCATGTGAGTTCTGAGCAGAGCACGTGACCCAAAGCAAATCTGTATCCGGATTGACAGAACTGCTCACCGTTCGCTGTAACccaaatcttttttgtttttggttttcttttctcttcattttttctccagaaattttcttttttcttttttcttctgcgATTTTCCGTAAATACTGTAGATGTGGATTGGTTTCACCGACATTATGTCTCCCAATTATCACCATCCTTtggtaatattatatatatatatatttggaatttatgacaaaagcaaaaattaatCATTTACCCCACTTTACATTTACAACTATATCCCCACCGATTTATACAAATTTGCAAGTCC
Proteins encoded in this window:
- the LOC107415554 gene encoding gibberellin-regulated protein 4, which gives rise to MAMVKFSAALILALIAISMLQVTVMASHGHGGHHFNTNAYGPGSLKSFQCPSQCTRRCSKTQYHKPCMFFCQKCCRKCLCVPPGFYGNKAVCPCYNNWKTKEGGPKCP